A single region of the Kineosporiaceae bacterium SCSIO 59966 genome encodes:
- the tatC gene encoding twin-arginine translocase subunit TatC: MPLRDHLVELRQRVVRAGIAVVLATAVGWFLYDPLVSELTEPIQRISAAEGRLAQINFSQVASSFDLKVKVSIWLAVIIASPVWIYQLWAFITPALTRSERRYALGFIAAAVPLFLTGIWLAWQFVPNAVRFLTSFTPEGGSNIVDAQYYLGFVMRLLLAFGIAFLLPVVLVGLNFAGLLRGRSILRAWRWVVVVAMTFAAMATPTPEVTTMFMLALPMLLLFAVAIGIAMVNDRRRDRRAGGDGDLPDDVPSPP; encoded by the coding sequence ATGCCGCTGCGGGACCACCTCGTCGAGCTGCGCCAGCGCGTCGTCCGTGCCGGGATCGCGGTCGTCCTCGCCACGGCGGTGGGATGGTTCCTCTACGACCCGCTCGTCAGCGAGCTCACCGAGCCGATCCAGCGGATCTCCGCCGCCGAGGGCCGGCTCGCACAGATCAACTTCTCCCAGGTCGCGTCGTCCTTCGACCTCAAGGTCAAGGTGTCGATCTGGCTCGCCGTGATCATCGCCAGCCCGGTGTGGATCTACCAGCTGTGGGCGTTCATCACCCCGGCGCTGACCCGTTCGGAACGCCGCTACGCCCTCGGGTTCATCGCCGCCGCGGTCCCGCTGTTCCTCACCGGGATCTGGCTGGCCTGGCAGTTCGTGCCGAACGCGGTGCGCTTCCTCACCAGCTTCACCCCCGAGGGCGGGTCGAACATCGTGGACGCCCAGTACTACCTGGGGTTCGTCATGCGGCTCCTGCTGGCGTTCGGGATCGCCTTTCTGCTGCCGGTGGTGCTCGTCGGCCTGAACTTCGCCGGGCTGCTGCGCGGCCGGAGCATCCTGCGGGCGTGGCGGTGGGTCGTCGTCGTCGCGATGACGTTCGCCGCGATGGCGACCCCCACCCCCGAAGTGACGACGATGTTCATGCTGGCGCTGCCGATGCTCCTGCTGTTCGCCGTGGCCATCGGCATCGCCATGGTCAACGACCGCCGCCGGGACCGCCGTGCAGGTGGCGACGGCGACCTGCCGGACGACGTCCCGAGCCCGCCGTGA
- a CDS encoding DUF3866 family protein, whose amino-acid sequence MRWRDGRVVGVVRRWHGAVELDVLVEAAVTRALAYPALVGTPQPGDRVLLNTSAQARGLGTGGFALVVAVPDRLPADPPDGPGHLVKARYTPLQAMVLGVDEQESEHHALMAAADDLAGAPVVVADLHSALPAVLAGVRDVDPGLRVAYVMTDGAALPAWFSRTVAGLRDAGWLSGCVTVGQAFGGDLEAVTVHTGLLAARHVLGADVVVVAQGPGNLGSGTRWGFSGVAAGEAVNAAAVLGGRPVASLRVSGADPRGRHHGVSHHSLTAYGRVALAPADVVVPALDGPLGATVREQAAALGVPRGRHRLVEVGTEGLRAALDAVRPATGVSLSTMGRGLDEDEPAFLSAAAAGRHAAHLTR is encoded by the coding sequence GTGCGCTGGCGGGACGGCCGCGTCGTCGGTGTGGTGCGCCGGTGGCACGGAGCCGTCGAGCTCGACGTCCTCGTCGAGGCCGCTGTCACCCGGGCGCTCGCCTACCCCGCGCTGGTGGGCACGCCGCAGCCCGGGGACCGGGTGCTGCTCAACACCTCCGCCCAGGCCCGAGGACTGGGCACCGGCGGGTTCGCGCTCGTCGTCGCGGTGCCCGACCGGCTGCCCGCCGACCCGCCGGACGGGCCGGGGCACCTCGTCAAGGCGCGCTACACCCCGTTGCAGGCGATGGTGCTCGGCGTCGACGAGCAGGAGTCGGAGCACCACGCGCTGATGGCGGCGGCGGACGACCTGGCCGGCGCCCCGGTCGTCGTCGCCGACCTGCACTCGGCGCTGCCAGCGGTGCTGGCCGGCGTCCGGGACGTCGACCCGGGGCTGCGGGTGGCCTACGTCATGACGGACGGCGCAGCGCTGCCGGCGTGGTTCTCCCGCACCGTGGCGGGGCTGCGGGACGCCGGCTGGCTGAGCGGCTGCGTGACCGTCGGCCAGGCGTTCGGCGGGGACCTCGAGGCGGTCACCGTGCACACCGGTCTGCTGGCCGCCCGGCACGTGCTCGGCGCCGACGTGGTCGTCGTGGCTCAGGGCCCCGGCAACCTCGGCAGCGGCACCCGGTGGGGCTTCTCCGGGGTCGCCGCCGGGGAGGCGGTCAACGCCGCCGCCGTGCTCGGTGGCCGCCCGGTGGCGTCCCTGCGGGTCTCCGGGGCCGACCCGCGGGGGCGGCACCACGGGGTGTCCCACCACTCGCTGACCGCCTACGGCAGGGTCGCCCTCGCCCCGGCGGACGTCGTCGTCCCGGCGCTGGACGGACCCCTTGGTGCCACGGTCCGGGAGCAGGCCGCCGCGCTCGGCGTGCCGCGCGGTCGACACCGACTGGTCGAGGTCGGCACCGAAGGGCTGCGCGCGGCGCTGGACGCCGTCCGGCCGGCGACCGGGGTGAGCCTGTCGACGATGGGCCGCGGGCTGGACGAGGACGAGCCGGCCTTCCTCAGCGCCGCAGCCGCCGGCCGCCACGCCGCCCACCTCACTCGGTGA
- the pafA gene encoding Pup--protein ligase codes for MERRIFGLETEFGVTCAANGQRRLSADEVARYLFRKVVSWGRSSNVFLRNGARLYLDVGSHPEYATPECDDVRQLVVHDRAGERILEGLMVDAERRLSDEGIDGEVFLFKNNTDSAGNSYGCHENYLIARHGEFSRLSDVLIPFLVTRQLLVGAGKVLQTPRGAVYTLSQRADHIWEGVSSATTRSRPIINTRDEPHADAERYRRLHVIVGDSNMSETTTLLKVGAAHLVLQMVEAGVGIRDLSLENPIRAIREISYDPTGRRPLRLANGREASALEIQEEYLERAKAFVDSTGAPSETTKRVLDLWERGLRAVREGDLSLVERELDWVIKRRLLERYMGRHNLPLSSPRIARLDLAYHDISRRRGLYNLLAAKGMVERVTSDIEVFEATAVPPQTTRARLRGDFVRHAQERRRDFTVDWVHLKLNDQAQRTVLCKDPFRSVDERVDRLIAGM; via the coding sequence ATGGAGCGGCGGATCTTCGGCCTGGAGACGGAGTTCGGGGTCACCTGTGCCGCCAACGGGCAGCGGCGGCTGTCCGCCGACGAGGTGGCCCGGTACCTCTTCCGCAAGGTCGTGTCCTGGGGCCGGTCCAGCAACGTGTTCCTGCGCAACGGGGCCCGCCTCTACCTCGACGTCGGCTCGCACCCGGAGTACGCCACCCCCGAGTGCGACGACGTCCGCCAGCTCGTCGTCCACGACCGGGCCGGAGAGCGCATCCTCGAGGGCCTCATGGTCGACGCCGAACGGCGACTGTCCGACGAGGGGATCGACGGGGAGGTCTTCCTCTTCAAGAACAACACTGACAGCGCCGGCAACTCCTACGGCTGCCACGAGAACTACCTGATCGCCCGGCACGGGGAGTTCAGCCGGCTGTCCGACGTCCTCATCCCGTTCCTGGTCACCCGCCAGCTCCTCGTCGGCGCCGGCAAGGTGCTGCAGACCCCGCGCGGAGCCGTGTACACGCTGTCCCAGCGGGCCGACCACATCTGGGAGGGCGTCTCCAGCGCCACCACGAGGTCGCGACCGATCATCAACACCCGGGACGAGCCGCACGCCGACGCCGAGCGGTACCGCCGCCTGCACGTCATCGTCGGGGACTCCAACATGTCCGAGACGACGACGCTGCTCAAGGTCGGCGCGGCCCACCTCGTGCTGCAGATGGTCGAGGCGGGCGTCGGCATCCGGGACCTGTCGCTGGAGAACCCGATCCGCGCCATCCGGGAGATCAGCTACGACCCCACCGGGCGTCGTCCGCTGCGGCTGGCCAACGGCCGGGAGGCCTCCGCGCTGGAGATCCAGGAGGAGTACCTCGAGCGGGCCAAGGCGTTCGTCGACTCCACCGGGGCGCCGTCCGAGACGACCAAGCGGGTGCTCGACCTGTGGGAGCGGGGTCTGCGGGCGGTTCGCGAGGGCGACCTGTCCCTGGTCGAGCGGGAGCTCGACTGGGTCATCAAGCGCCGGCTGCTCGAGCGGTACATGGGCCGCCACAACCTGCCGCTGTCGAGTCCCCGGATCGCCCGGCTGGACCTGGCCTACCACGACATCTCCCGCCGGCGCGGCCTGTACAACCTGCTGGCCGCCAAGGGCATGGTCGAGCGGGTGACCAGCGACATCGAGGTCTTCGAGGCCACCGCCGTGCCGCCGCAGACCACCCGGGCCCGGCTACGCGGTGACTTCGTCCGGCACGCCCAGGAGCGGCGGCGCGACTTCACCGTCGACTGGGTACACCTCAAGCTCAACGACCAGGCGCAGCGGACCGTGCTGTGCAAGGACCCGTTCCGTTCGGTGGACGAGCGCGTGGACCGGCTGATCGCCGGGATGTGA
- the tatA gene encoding Sec-independent protein translocase subunit TatA, translated as MLRNFADNPLLLLVLILIIILVFGAKRLPDAARSLGRSMRIFKSEVKEMREDDDDDTRRRAPLEGRVVDDPARRSTVDPTGERTGSVHRPGAGPDEPHRG; from the coding sequence ATGTTGCGAAACTTTGCTGACAACCCCCTGCTGCTGCTCGTCCTCATCCTGATCATCATCCTGGTGTTCGGGGCGAAGCGGCTGCCGGACGCCGCCCGCAGCCTCGGCCGCTCGATGCGCATCTTCAAGAGCGAGGTCAAGGAGATGCGCGAGGACGACGACGACGACACCAGACGTCGGGCACCGCTCGAGGGCCGTGTCGTCGACGACCCCGCACGGCGCTCCACCGTCGACCCGACCGGTGAGCGGACCGGCAGCGTGCACCGCCCAGGAGCCGGCCCGGACGAGCCGCACCGCGGCTGA
- a CDS encoding WYL domain-containing protein, with amino-acid sequence MTAQRTERLLNLVIALLATRRWLTKDQIRAAVPQYADCASDEAFERMFERDKEDLRELGVPLVTGSDDAWFDDEQGYRIDREAYALPEIRVTPQELAVLGLASRVWQQASLAGPAARALTKLRALGVEADESSIVGLEPRVRTNEPAFAPLYAATRDRVPVRFTYRTGRTGEVATRTVEPWQITSWQGHWYLVGHDRDRDDVRVFRLSRVEGPVARVGTPGSVQVPEDVDTRALVSGAVAEQPVRTARIALAAGAGQSLRLRAGRRDDDAAQIEVEFTDADELVEEVLWAGAGAVVLAPDDVREAVVSRLRGAAAAHGSTQPAAHGGDLPGGSR; translated from the coding sequence ATGACCGCACAGCGCACCGAGCGCCTGCTCAACCTGGTGATCGCCCTGCTGGCGACGCGACGCTGGCTGACCAAGGACCAGATCCGGGCCGCCGTCCCGCAGTACGCCGACTGCGCGAGTGACGAGGCGTTCGAGCGGATGTTCGAGCGCGACAAGGAGGACCTGCGCGAGCTCGGCGTCCCGCTCGTCACCGGCTCGGACGACGCCTGGTTCGACGACGAGCAGGGGTACCGGATCGACCGGGAGGCGTACGCACTGCCGGAGATCCGGGTGACCCCGCAGGAGCTGGCCGTGCTCGGCCTGGCCTCACGGGTGTGGCAGCAGGCCAGTCTGGCGGGGCCCGCGGCCCGCGCGCTGACGAAGCTGCGCGCGCTGGGCGTCGAGGCGGACGAGTCCTCCATCGTCGGGCTGGAACCGCGGGTGCGCACCAACGAGCCCGCGTTCGCCCCGTTGTACGCCGCCACCCGCGACCGGGTGCCGGTCCGGTTCACCTACCGCACCGGCCGGACCGGAGAGGTCGCCACCCGGACCGTCGAGCCGTGGCAGATCACCTCCTGGCAGGGGCACTGGTACCTCGTCGGTCACGACCGGGACCGGGACGACGTCCGGGTGTTCCGGCTGTCCCGGGTCGAGGGACCGGTCGCCCGGGTCGGGACGCCGGGCAGCGTCCAGGTTCCCGAGGACGTCGACACCCGGGCCCTGGTGTCCGGTGCCGTGGCCGAGCAGCCCGTCCGCACGGCGCGGATCGCCCTCGCCGCCGGCGCCGGGCAGTCGCTGCGGCTGCGGGCCGGCCGGCGCGACGACGACGCCGCCCAGATCGAGGTGGAGTTCACCGACGCCGACGAGCTCGTCGAGGAGGTGCTGTGGGCCGGCGCCGGGGCGGTCGTGCTCGCCCCGGACGACGTCCGCGAGGCGGTGGTCTCCCGGCTGCGGGGCGCCGCCGCCGCGCACGGCAGCACGCAGCCGGCCGCCCACGGCGGCGACCTGCCGGGTGGGTCCCGGTGA
- a CDS encoding FKBP-type peptidyl-prolyl cis-trans isomerase, which translates to MRRLLVLLLLPVLLLAGCAGGDDSATPDGTGAAALADVTVTGEEGEKPSVEFEAPLTLEDAAATVVTEGDGAAVEEGQQVRAHLVTYDGATGQELESSWEQESPVGFPMDSTQINPALYEGILGAAVGSRLLIGVPPQAEGTSTALVVLDVLDARVVPTRAQGEPVTPPEGLPTVTLADDGAPTITIPDAEPPTDLVIQQLITGEGPLVEQGQRITVQYTGVTWPGGEVFDSTWENGRTAQFAIGVGQVIPGWDTGLVGQPVGSQVLLVIPPDQGYGPEGQPDAGIEGTDTLVFVVDILDAY; encoded by the coding sequence GTGCGTCGACTCCTGGTTCTGCTCCTGCTGCCCGTGCTGCTGCTGGCCGGCTGCGCCGGCGGTGACGACTCCGCCACCCCGGACGGGACGGGCGCCGCCGCCCTCGCGGACGTCACCGTGACGGGGGAGGAGGGCGAGAAGCCGTCGGTGGAGTTCGAGGCGCCGCTGACCCTGGAGGACGCCGCGGCGACCGTGGTGACCGAGGGGGACGGCGCCGCCGTGGAGGAGGGCCAGCAGGTCCGCGCGCACCTCGTCACCTACGACGGGGCCACCGGGCAGGAGCTCGAGAGCAGCTGGGAGCAGGAGTCCCCGGTCGGCTTCCCGATGGACAGCACCCAGATCAACCCGGCGCTGTACGAGGGCATCCTCGGCGCGGCCGTCGGCAGCCGGCTGCTCATCGGTGTTCCGCCGCAGGCCGAGGGCACCAGCACCGCCCTCGTCGTCCTCGACGTCCTCGACGCTCGCGTCGTCCCGACCCGCGCCCAGGGGGAGCCGGTCACCCCGCCCGAGGGCCTGCCGACGGTGACCCTGGCCGACGACGGGGCGCCGACGATCACCATCCCGGACGCCGAGCCGCCGACGGACCTCGTCATCCAGCAGCTGATCACCGGGGAGGGGCCGCTCGTCGAGCAGGGTCAGCGCATCACCGTGCAGTACACGGGTGTGACGTGGCCCGGCGGCGAGGTGTTCGACTCCACCTGGGAGAACGGCCGGACCGCCCAGTTCGCCATCGGGGTCGGCCAGGTCATCCCCGGCTGGGACACCGGGCTGGTGGGTCAGCCGGTCGGCAGCCAGGTCCTGCTCGTCATCCCGCCGGATCAGGGCTACGGCCCGGAGGGCCAGCCCGACGCGGGCATCGAGGGCACCGACACGCTCGTCTTCGTCGTCGACATCCTCGACGCGTACTGA
- a CDS encoding ABC transporter ATP-binding protein: MIEVRSCTFAYASSPSVFEDLDFTAPAGAITAVTGPSGRGKSTLLYVIGLMLRPQRGQILLGGRRIDELSDTARSRLRGRKFGFVFQDAALDSTRSVQDNVVESTVYNGLSRKPSLVRARQMLIDLGVDVDPSRRPGQLSGGQAQRVALCRALIHEPRVVLADEPTGNLDETSSNAVLGSLRHAADRGAAVVIATHDPRVLDRSDGRLHLG, translated from the coding sequence GTGATCGAGGTTCGGTCCTGCACATTCGCCTATGCGAGCAGTCCATCAGTGTTCGAAGACCTGGATTTCACGGCACCGGCTGGTGCGATCACCGCGGTGACAGGTCCTTCGGGCCGCGGAAAGTCCACCCTCCTCTACGTGATCGGTCTGATGCTGAGACCTCAGCGAGGCCAGATCCTGCTGGGCGGCCGTCGAATCGACGAGCTCAGCGACACGGCCCGCTCCCGGCTGCGCGGCCGGAAGTTCGGCTTCGTCTTCCAGGATGCAGCCCTGGACAGCACCCGCTCAGTCCAGGACAACGTCGTGGAGTCCACCGTCTACAACGGTCTGTCTCGCAAGCCCTCACTGGTGCGAGCCCGGCAGATGCTCATCGACCTGGGCGTCGACGTCGACCCCAGTCGGCGACCGGGACAGCTCAGCGGTGGGCAGGCCCAACGCGTCGCCCTGTGCCGGGCCCTCATCCACGAGCCGCGCGTCGTTCTGGCCGATGAACCCACCGGCAACCTTGACGAGACATCTAGCAACGCGGTGCTGGGCAGCCTGCGACATGCGGCTGACCGAGGTGCCGCAGTGGTGATCGCAACCCACGACCCACGAGTGCTCGACCGCAGCGATGGCCGCCTCCACCTCGGTTAG
- a CDS encoding peptidoglycan-binding protein gives MLVVATTVFAAGWWSARTALDPPRDPLRPPAALEYTVATGAVEESFPVTAVASWPTRFSVTSPAGGVVTTVSAGAGDSVGEGEAPLTVDLAAVRLAQGEVPMFRDLVPGTRGPDVEQLQLFLKRQGHFPDEATGTFGATTQSAVQAWQRDNGNPRPSGSVLATELVFVPELPVRVRPTVDVGDRVAPGDPLYEVLAAAPVFRAEVTEDQLLTLTPSVTIAVDGPGQRWTATAGATDDSDPNIRAVELAGSDGGPVCAQTCSLVPVAGESRWPAEAITVPRVEGPQVPVGAIRTRADGTTYVIMSDGVERDVTVRAAAQGLAVVSGIDAGDRIQVPQAQS, from the coding sequence GTGCTCGTCGTGGCGACAACGGTGTTTGCCGCGGGGTGGTGGTCCGCGCGGACCGCGCTCGACCCTCCCCGGGACCCTCTTCGTCCCCCGGCCGCCTTGGAGTACACGGTCGCGACCGGAGCCGTTGAGGAGTCCTTCCCGGTCACCGCGGTCGCGTCGTGGCCGACGAGGTTCTCGGTGACGTCACCGGCAGGTGGGGTCGTCACCACCGTGAGCGCTGGCGCCGGCGACAGCGTAGGCGAAGGTGAAGCACCCTTGACTGTCGACCTCGCGGCTGTTCGGCTTGCTCAAGGCGAGGTCCCGATGTTCCGGGACCTCGTTCCTGGAACGCGCGGACCGGACGTCGAACAGCTCCAGCTGTTTCTCAAGCGGCAAGGGCACTTCCCCGACGAAGCGACAGGGACCTTTGGCGCTACCACCCAGTCGGCAGTCCAAGCCTGGCAGCGCGACAACGGCAACCCACGGCCGAGCGGTAGCGTCCTGGCGACAGAGCTCGTGTTTGTCCCTGAGCTTCCGGTAAGGGTCCGCCCCACAGTCGACGTAGGCGATCGGGTTGCGCCCGGTGACCCGCTGTACGAGGTGCTGGCGGCGGCCCCGGTCTTCCGGGCCGAGGTCACCGAGGATCAGCTGCTGACGCTGACTCCCTCCGTGACCATCGCCGTCGATGGGCCAGGACAGAGGTGGACCGCAACCGCTGGAGCGACCGATGACAGCGACCCCAACATTCGCGCCGTTGAGCTGGCGGGCTCGGACGGCGGCCCGGTCTGCGCCCAGACGTGCTCGTTGGTGCCCGTAGCGGGAGAGAGCCGGTGGCCGGCCGAGGCGATCACCGTGCCTCGGGTGGAAGGGCCGCAGGTGCCGGTCGGCGCGATCAGGACCCGAGCCGATGGGACGACATATGTGATCATGTCTGACGGCGTCGAGAGGGATGTGACCGTACGAGCGGCTGCGCAGGGGTTGGCGGTGGTGAGCGGCATCGACGCCGGCGACCGGATCCAGGTTCCTCAGGCTCAGTCGTGA
- a CDS encoding WYL domain-containing protein — translation MVPYLLQRQGVPLADAARHFGISEDDLVEDLELLFVCGTPGHLPDDLIEAEWDSGRVYLGNADAISRPLRLGIDEAVALLVGLRTLADVPGAGDREALEGALAKLSAAAGEVVPVAGAVRVRLDAGAAEEVLATVRAAVRERRRLHLRYLVPARDEATERDVDPMRVVSLDGHWYLEGWCHRAEGVRLFRLDRVQQARLLDADGTPPPQARARDLSEAIFVPAPDDLLVTVELEPAARWVADQHPVEDVEELAGGRLRVRLRTADPAWLRRLVLRLGGNARVVSPPELVDAVRQAAERALAAYG, via the coding sequence ATGGTGCCCTACCTGCTGCAGCGTCAGGGGGTGCCGTTGGCGGACGCCGCCCGGCACTTCGGCATCAGCGAGGATGATCTCGTCGAGGACCTCGAGCTGCTGTTCGTCTGCGGGACCCCGGGGCACCTGCCCGACGACCTCATCGAGGCCGAGTGGGACTCCGGGCGGGTCTACCTCGGCAACGCCGACGCGATCAGCCGGCCGCTGCGTCTCGGGATCGACGAGGCCGTCGCCCTCCTCGTCGGACTGCGCACGCTGGCGGACGTCCCGGGGGCCGGTGACCGGGAGGCGCTCGAGGGGGCTCTGGCCAAGCTGTCGGCCGCCGCCGGCGAGGTGGTCCCGGTGGCCGGGGCGGTGCGGGTACGCCTGGACGCCGGGGCGGCCGAGGAGGTCCTGGCGACGGTGCGCGCCGCCGTGCGCGAGCGGCGCCGGCTGCACCTGCGGTACCTCGTGCCGGCTCGCGACGAGGCCACCGAACGGGACGTCGACCCGATGCGCGTGGTCTCCCTGGACGGGCACTGGTACCTGGAGGGCTGGTGCCACCGCGCCGAGGGCGTCCGGCTGTTCCGGCTCGACCGGGTCCAGCAGGCCCGGCTCCTCGACGCCGACGGGACCCCGCCACCGCAGGCCCGGGCCCGCGACCTGTCCGAGGCGATCTTCGTCCCCGCACCGGACGACCTGCTCGTCACCGTGGAGCTGGAGCCCGCGGCGCGCTGGGTCGCCGACCAGCACCCGGTCGAGGACGTCGAGGAGCTCGCCGGGGGGCGGCTTCGGGTCCGGCTGCGCACCGCGGACCCGGCCTGGCTGCGCCGGCTCGTCCTGCGGCTCGGTGGCAACGCCCGGGTGGTGTCGCCCCCGGAGCTGGTGGACGCCGTCCGGCAGGCGGCCGAGCGGGCGCTGGCCGCCTACGGGTGA